Proteins from a single region of Terriglobia bacterium:
- a CDS encoding 3-deoxy-D-manno-octulosonic acid transferase codes for MYFTYTLILALGLIVSFPYYLVRFRKYAPTLADRLGFLKLPQLRGSIWVHAVSVGEVKAVERLLERLREQFPDKPLVVSTATPAGQQLARDRRDIVDHTMYFPIDLPWCVQRTLDRVNPELMIIAETEIWPNFLKTCRNRGIRVVMINGRISDKSFARYRLIRHWLRRVFESYSIIGMQSELDRERIEAIGADPQKVTVFGNLKYDVAPRSGTVKTELVHLLEGWKKVWIAASTMPGEEEFILDAFRQVRTLHPDLRLVIAPRNPERFDAVDEMLKRSGAEAIRRTEVRISNSPAAPILLLDSIGELAALFHYATVVFVGGSLVARGGHNILEPARCGKPVVFGPHMENFRDITRLFLEANAAIQIGESSQLAAALSDVLSNPAKAEDIGGKALAVVERNSGATDRVLQVLEPIGASR; via the coding sequence ATGTATTTCACATACACCTTGATCCTCGCGCTGGGCCTGATTGTCAGCTTTCCTTATTATCTCGTTCGGTTCCGCAAGTATGCCCCAACTCTGGCCGACCGTCTTGGATTTCTGAAGTTGCCGCAATTGCGGGGAAGCATCTGGGTGCATGCCGTGTCCGTTGGCGAGGTCAAGGCGGTCGAGAGACTTTTGGAGCGGCTGCGCGAACAGTTTCCCGATAAGCCCCTGGTGGTCTCAACTGCAACTCCCGCCGGACAACAGCTCGCGCGCGATCGCCGGGACATTGTGGACCATACGATGTACTTTCCGATCGATCTTCCCTGGTGCGTGCAGCGGACTCTGGATCGCGTCAATCCGGAGTTGATGATCATTGCGGAAACGGAGATCTGGCCGAACTTCCTGAAGACCTGCAGAAACCGCGGAATACGGGTCGTCATGATCAACGGCAGAATCTCGGACAAGTCGTTCGCGCGATATCGATTGATCCGTCACTGGCTTCGCCGGGTGTTCGAAAGCTACTCGATCATCGGCATGCAATCGGAACTGGATCGCGAGCGGATTGAGGCGATCGGCGCCGACCCCCAAAAGGTGACGGTGTTCGGAAACCTTAAATATGACGTCGCACCACGCTCCGGAACCGTGAAGACCGAACTCGTCCACTTGCTCGAAGGATGGAAAAAGGTCTGGATTGCAGCGAGCACAATGCCGGGCGAAGAAGAGTTCATCCTGGATGCCTTCCGGCAGGTGAGAACGCTCCATCCCGATTTGCGTCTCGTGATCGCCCCAAGGAATCCCGAACGGTTCGATGCCGTGGACGAAATGCTGAAACGATCCGGGGCGGAAGCCATCCGCCGAACAGAAGTGCGGATTTCCAACTCGCCGGCAGCCCCAATCCTGCTATTGGATTCGATTGGAGAACTTGCGGCGCTTTTCCACTACGCCACTGTCGTATTTGTCGGAGGGTCGCTGGTGGCACGCGGCGGCCACAATATCCTCGAGCCTGCACGATGCGGCAAGCCAGTCGTATTTGGCCCGCATATGGAAAACTTTCGGGACATTACCCGCCTGTTCCTTGAAGCAAACGCGGCAATTCAAATCGGCGAGTCGTCTCAACTTGCTGCGGCCTTATCTGATGTTCTTTCAAACCCGGCAAAAGCAGAGGATATCGGCGGGAAGGCGCTGGCGGTGGTCGAACGCAACAGCGGAGCGACCGACCGCGTGCTCCAGGTCCTTGAACCGATCGGGGCGAGCCGGTGA
- the lpxK gene encoding tetraacyldisaccharide 4'-kinase — protein MSRAFGLLVKARARLYESGILPTRRLSYPVISVGNLTLGGTGKTPIVIAIAEQLRDRGFRPVILSRGYRRVSRGIVIAESDWEQCGDEPMLMKQRLGNVPVVVGADRYEAGLVAQQKQSGNIFILDDGFQHRHLHRDFDIVSIDPIEWAEGEALLPAGRWREPKSAIARAHAACVQEIEGVPGPDLSVPTFAVRTEIEGIYKDGAEVPVATLNGRRIVAFGGIAKPERFFMAVRSMGIQPAECVHFADHHRYSTRELEKLGGELLLTTEKDAVRLHGLTSRPFCYLRISAKIRAFEELMGLILRKCFTGR, from the coding sequence GTGAGCCGGGCCTTCGGTCTTCTCGTCAAAGCCCGCGCCAGGCTCTATGAGTCCGGAATCCTTCCCACGCGGCGATTGAGTTATCCCGTCATCAGCGTCGGCAACCTGACCCTTGGAGGAACCGGCAAGACTCCCATCGTCATCGCTATCGCCGAACAACTGCGCGATCGAGGCTTCCGGCCCGTGATCCTTTCACGCGGCTATCGCAGAGTCAGCCGGGGCATAGTCATCGCGGAGTCCGACTGGGAACAATGCGGCGATGAACCGATGCTGATGAAACAGCGCCTGGGGAACGTTCCGGTTGTGGTTGGAGCCGATCGATACGAGGCGGGCCTGGTTGCCCAACAGAAGCAATCGGGAAACATTTTCATCCTCGATGATGGCTTCCAGCATCGCCACCTGCATCGCGACTTCGATATTGTTTCGATCGATCCGATCGAATGGGCTGAGGGTGAAGCATTGCTGCCGGCCGGCCGGTGGCGCGAACCCAAATCGGCCATTGCCCGCGCCCATGCCGCATGCGTGCAGGAGATCGAGGGCGTACCGGGGCCGGATCTTTCCGTTCCAACCTTCGCCGTGCGGACAGAGATCGAAGGTATATATAAGGATGGGGCGGAAGTACCGGTGGCGACCCTGAATGGCCGGCGCATCGTGGCCTTCGGGGGGATCGCAAAACCCGAACGATTCTTCATGGCCGTCCGTTCGATGGGCATCCAACCCGCCGAATGCGTTCATTTTGCCGACCATCATCGCTATTCAACCCGTGAGCTTGAGAAGCTGGGGGGAGAGCTCCTGCTTACCACTGAAAAAGATGCAGTCCGTCTGCACGGCCTGACAAGCCGCCCGTTCTGCTACCTTCGGATCTCTGCTAAGATTCGGGCGTTTGAGGAGTTGATGGGACTAATCCTGAGAAAGTGTTTTACAGGCAGGTAG
- a CDS encoding HAD family hydrolase, producing the protein MFSAVFMDRDGTVSEEVGYMYHSGLYQPFPWAGPAIRKINESGMKAILITNQSGIGRGYFNESTVDEVHAILKTELARHEASLDAIYICPHQPEAGCDCRKPNPGMLLRARQDLDIDLRKSYVIGDKFVDIETAHRVGATSILVLTGYGRDQREKYKANEQQPHFIVGNLMEAVDGILSGAFK; encoded by the coding sequence GTGTTTAGCGCCGTATTTATGGATCGGGACGGCACGGTTTCGGAAGAAGTCGGCTACATGTATCATTCGGGGCTTTATCAACCGTTCCCCTGGGCGGGACCGGCAATCCGCAAGATCAACGAGAGCGGAATGAAGGCGATCCTTATCACCAATCAATCGGGCATCGGACGGGGCTACTTCAACGAATCCACTGTCGATGAAGTTCATGCGATTCTGAAGACCGAGCTCGCGCGGCATGAAGCCTCGCTGGACGCCATCTACATCTGCCCCCACCAGCCGGAAGCCGGCTGCGATTGCCGCAAACCGAATCCGGGGATGCTGCTTCGGGCGCGTCAGGACCTGGATATAGACCTCCGCAAGTCGTACGTCATTGGCGATAAATTCGTCGATATCGAAACCGCTCATCGCGTCGGAGCGACGAGCATCCTGGTTCTTACCGGCTATGGCCGCGATCAGCGTGAAAAATACAAAGCCAACGAACAGCAACCGCACTTCATTGTCGGGAACCTGATGGAAGCCGTGGACGGCATCCTGTCCGGAGCATTTAAATGA
- the waaF gene encoding lipopolysaccharide heptosyltransferase II, whose amino-acid sequence MKKILIRGPNWVGDAVLAIPAMKAVRENFAEAEITLMVRPWVAGLFTSAPFIDRVWSEPKPSSLTDWRRVTREIRAGEFDLALLLPNSFESALMMFAGGVRQRVGYATDARRWMLTTSMKPVAEVRHQTHYYLDLVKTVTPGAVQPSIEIRATAAEREAARRLLASEGIAAGSPFLVLNPGAAYGAAKRWYADRFASVANALSGELKLSVVLIGSESERGIAEEVAGQITGRTAILNGKTSLETLIGVLSESSLMITNDSGPMHIAAALGVPTVAVFGSTDDRVTSPCGARTRIVKQQVECSPCLLRECPIDHRCMTGVKVDDVCRAARELIGV is encoded by the coding sequence ATGAAAAAAATTCTGATCCGTGGACCGAACTGGGTGGGAGACGCCGTTCTCGCGATCCCCGCGATGAAAGCGGTTCGGGAAAACTTTGCAGAAGCTGAAATCACATTGATGGTTCGTCCATGGGTGGCGGGGCTGTTCACCTCCGCGCCGTTTATCGACAGGGTCTGGAGCGAACCCAAACCCTCCAGCCTGACGGACTGGAGGCGCGTCACGCGCGAGATCCGCGCGGGGGAATTCGATCTCGCCCTCCTTCTACCAAACTCATTCGAATCCGCGCTGATGATGTTTGCAGGCGGTGTCCGGCAGCGCGTCGGCTACGCGACGGACGCGCGACGCTGGATGCTGACAACGTCCATGAAGCCTGTGGCGGAAGTTCGGCATCAGACGCACTACTATCTCGATCTCGTGAAAACGGTTACGCCGGGCGCCGTCCAGCCATCGATAGAAATTCGGGCCACTGCGGCAGAACGCGAGGCCGCCCGGCGTCTTCTCGCAAGCGAAGGCATCGCGGCCGGCTCGCCGTTTCTGGTGTTGAACCCTGGAGCGGCGTATGGCGCTGCCAAGCGATGGTATGCCGATCGCTTTGCGAGCGTCGCGAACGCGCTGTCGGGGGAGTTAAAACTGTCCGTCGTTCTCATCGGATCGGAAAGCGAGCGCGGCATCGCCGAAGAAGTGGCCGGCCAGATCACAGGCCGCACCGCCATTTTGAACGGGAAAACATCGCTCGAAACGTTGATCGGCGTCCTTTCGGAATCTTCACTGATGATCACCAACGATTCCGGTCCGATGCACATCGCCGCGGCGCTGGGGGTGCCGACCGTCGCGGTTTTCGGCTCGACCGACGACCGTGTCACGTCTCCCTGCGGCGCCCGCACACGGATCGTGAAACAGCAGGTCGAATGCAGTCCCTGCCTTCTCAGGGAATGTCCGATCGATCACCGCTGCATGACAGGCGTGAAAGTGGATGACGTCTGCCGCGCGGCGCGGGAGCTGATCGGTGTTTAG
- a CDS encoding PfkB family carbohydrate kinase, whose product MNPLRQIIDRFKGKRVVVFGDLVADVFVYGEISRISREAPVLILNHRETQIVPGGGANAIHNLAALGARPIPVGIVGDDAEGQRLIACFAGLGIGVGGIVMAKSYRTPSKTRILAGAVHSQRQQIVRLDAGAPLRDDKARQAAERKFKLAIQDADGLLVSDYGYGLANPQVIAKTWKNSIPATIDSRFSLLSFSGMTAATPNEPEVETALGVSIGDDAGKLEWAGRTLLRKLKHEALLITRGKDGMALFERGKKTTHIPIHGSDEVADVTGAGDTVIATFTLALAGGASYAEAARLANYAGGIVVMKYGTRPVTRDELVQAVEADA is encoded by the coding sequence ATGAATCCGCTGCGCCAGATCATCGACCGCTTCAAAGGCAAGCGCGTCGTCGTTTTCGGTGACCTGGTGGCGGATGTCTTCGTGTACGGTGAAATTTCGAGAATCTCACGCGAGGCTCCGGTTCTCATCCTCAATCACCGCGAAACGCAAATCGTGCCTGGCGGCGGCGCGAACGCGATCCACAACCTGGCCGCCCTCGGAGCCAGGCCGATTCCGGTGGGGATCGTCGGCGACGATGCGGAGGGACAGCGCCTGATCGCATGCTTTGCCGGCCTCGGAATCGGCGTCGGCGGAATCGTTATGGCAAAGTCCTATCGAACGCCCTCAAAAACCCGGATTCTCGCCGGCGCCGTCCATTCCCAGCGGCAGCAGATCGTCCGGCTGGATGCGGGCGCACCGCTTCGTGACGATAAAGCGCGGCAGGCCGCCGAACGAAAATTCAAGCTCGCGATCCAGGACGCGGACGGCTTGCTGGTTTCGGATTACGGCTACGGCCTCGCCAATCCGCAGGTGATCGCGAAAACCTGGAAGAATTCGATTCCGGCAACGATCGATTCGAGATTCTCGCTGCTGAGTTTTTCCGGAATGACGGCAGCGACGCCGAATGAACCTGAAGTCGAAACCGCACTCGGCGTTTCCATCGGCGACGATGCCGGGAAACTTGAATGGGCAGGACGGACGCTGCTCCGGAAGCTCAAGCACGAAGCGCTGCTGATCACCCGCGGCAAAGATGGCATGGCGTTGTTCGAGCGCGGAAAGAAAACGACACATATCCCGATCCATGGATCCGACGAGGTCGCCGACGTCACGGGCGCGGGCGACACCGTCATCGCCACCTTCACTCTCGCTCTGGCCGGCGGCGCGAGCTACGCGGAAGCGGCACGCCTCGCCAACTATGCCGGCGGGATCGTCGTGATGAAGTACGGAACCCGTCCGGTAACCCGCGACGAACTGGTCCAGGCCGTCGAGGCGGACGCATGA